GGACTATGTGGTTCCGGCTCAGTTTACCGATCAGGCAGAACATGGGCAGGTCGAAGGAGGAAAGCGGGTGTCGGTCCATACGCGAAAACCCGGGTATCACTATGGATGGGATTGGGGGCCTCGCTTGGTATCCAGCGGCATATGGCGGCCGATCGTGCTGAAAGCCTGGGATGATGCCCGTATCGCCGACGTTCAGGTACTGCAGCAACAAGTGAACGACGAGTGTGCCAGTTTGGCCGCGGTTTATGAATTGGAGGTTGGAGTCGCTTGTTCGGCCCGTCTTGAACTCAGGTGTGCGGGTGATGTTCTGGCCAGTGAGCAGCTTGAGCTTTCGCCCGGTGAAAGCTGTCATCGGTTGGAGTTTTCCATCGAGAACCCGAAGCTCTGGTGGTGTAACGGTCTGGGTGAGGCTCATTTGTATGACTTGGATTGCATACTCGTTTGTGGCCAGAGCGAACAAGTGGTCCGCGAGCGTGTGGGGATTCGTACCATTGAACTGGTCCAGGAGGATGATCAGGTTGGGCGTTCGTTTTTCTTCCGGCTCAATGGCGTGCCGGTGTTTATGAAAGGGGCGAACTATATCCCGAATGATATCTATCCGACGAGGGTTGATGAGGACAAATACCGTGAGGTGATCGACACGGCAAAGGCATCGAACTTCAACATGCTGCGTGTATGGGGTGGTGGCTATTACGAGGAAGATCTTTTTTACGACCTCTGTGACGAGGCGGGGATTCTCGTCTGGCAGGACTTCATGTTTGCCTGTGCGATGTTCCCCGGGCACGATGCTTTTCTTGAGAGTGTTCGCCAGGAGGCCATCGATAACATCAAGCGATTGCGTAACCACGCCTGTCTGGCGTTGTGGTGCGGGAATAACGAAATTGTCGTCGCATGGGAACGCTGGGGGTGGAAAGAGCGAGAGATGGAGTTGGGCCAAGAGCATGTTGATCGCTTGTGGCGGCATTATGAAGTGCTTTTCCATGAACTCTTGGCCGAGGTTGTTGATGAGTATGACCCGGGAACGGATTACTGGTCGTCGAGCCCATCCGTGGAGCCTGGCGTTCCTTCCGAACTCACCCATGGCGACGAACATTACTGGGGTGTGTGGCATAAGAAATTGCCATACGAAACGTATTCGACCCATGTCGGCCGGTTCATGAGCGAGTATGGTTTCCAATCGTTTCCCGAGCTGAAGACGGTCAATGAATATGCCCTGCCCGAAGACTATGGCCTGCTGACGGATGTCATGAAAGCGCATCAACGTTCCCCGGTCGGGAATGAGGCGATCCGGCATTACATGTTGCAAAGCTATAACGAACCGAAGGACTTCGAGGAGTTTCTCTATGTCGGTCAGGTATTGCAGGCTGAATTGATTAAATATGCGATTGAGGCGCACCGCCGGGCGATGCCCTATTGCATGGGGACCTTGTATTGGCAGTTGAACGATTGCTGGCCGGTGGCTTCCTGGAGCTCCATGGATTCCTCATTGCGCTGGAAGGCCCAACAATTTTTTGTAAAAAAAGCTTACCAGCCGGTTTTGTTGTCGAGTTTCGTCGAGGGGGATCGTTTCACCCTGCATGTAATCAATGATCATTTACATGAGCTTGATGGGGAGTTGTCGCTGGAGCTGATCGACTTTCATGGTCAGGTTCTGGCAGAGCGGAATATGCTGGTAACGGTGCCGGCCAACTCGAGTGGTGTGTATTTTGAAAGTGATGTTCCCGATGTCGTGGAAAACTACCCGGTTAAACAATCGGCGCTTGTCGCAAGATTGAATGTTGCGGGATCCGAACAGGCGAAGTGCGTGTTCTACTTTGCGAAGGTCAAGGAGCTCGCATTACCGCGTCCGGATCTGGGTTGGAAAATGAGCCCTGGTGATGGTGTGATGCGACTGGAATTGGAGGCAGATATGCTGATCAAAAATCTGTATCTGTCATTGAGCCCGGGAGATGCGAAGTTCCCGGACAATTACTTTGATTTGCTTCCCGGTGAGTCGGTCGTTATGGATGTGGAATCCGATCTTGATGAACAAGCATTTGCCGAAGCCCTGACCTGGCGGTCGATTTCCCAATAGACTGAATCCACTCGACAACGGATGAGGCTTGCCGATAGACTGCCGACAATGAAGCGCAGGACGTTCTTGTTTCTATTGTTGGGCTCGGTTCTGGCGATAATCGCATTCTATCATTATGGCCGCCCGCTGTGGGGGCCATATTATTTGAAGTTAGCCGGGAAAGATAGCGTCGAGGACATCATGGCTCGGTATGAGGAACCAGTGCGTGATCGGATGGCTCCGGCACTCTCACGGATCGGTCGTGACGCTTACCCCGACCGTTTGATGCTGATCGCGATCAAGGAGAAACAAATCCTGGAGATGTGGGGGCAATACGAAGACTCGTATGTTCTCATCAAAGAGTATCCGTTTACCGGTTACTCGGGGGAGTTGGGCCCGAAGTTAGAGCAAGGGGATGGGCAGATTCCCGAAGGTGAGTATGGGATTGAATATCTGAATCCTAACAGCTCATTTCATCTCTCCATGAAGGTGAGCTATCCCAATGATTTCGATCGGGAGAAGGGAGAGTCGGACGGACGACGTCGTCTCGGTGATGATATCATGATTCACGGGAGGTCGGCGACGATCGGATGTATTCCCGTGGGTGACGAAGCGATTGAAGAATTGTTTGTCTGGGTGGTTCGTGTCGGAGCCAGCAAGACCGGGGTGCTGATTTCTCCAGTGGACTACCGGGCGGGTGTCGACAGTCCGTCGATTGTAGGAATCGATTGGGAAGACGAGCTATACGCTGCGATTAAAAAACGGTTGCTGATGTTTAAGCATCCGTCATCTTGAGGCTGAGTTGGTGGCGAAAACTGGGACCTGATTCCTCTGGCGCATCAGTGGGTCTAGGCCTATATAAAATCCCGTATGGTTTCATGTGCCATGTTTTCTACACGATGCTTATGGGTTCGTGTGGGTTGGGGCAGATGATTCGTTTGTAGATGTGAAGCTGCATCCATCTGCATGGAGTCGCTACGGGTTGTGTATTTGGCCGTAGCGGCTCCTTCACTTTTTGTAGGCCTTTCTTTGGCCTAAAACTTGTAGGCGATACCGGTGATGAGTTTGATGTCATTTTTCTCTTTGTCTTCGGCAGGAGCATTTTCGTATTGGTCCGAGAGAAAAACTTTGAGGGCGATCGTATCGGTAAGGTCGGTTTCGAGGCCGGCTTCAAAGATGATTTTATAATCCTGCCCATCATCCAGTCGTGGGAACCAGGAAAAGTTTTGGTAGAATTTGGTGTCCTGACTGATCAGGTATTCGAAGTGCTGGGCGACCAAGGCGTGGGCGTAGTTGTCTTCGGTGCTGTCTTTTTCTTCGAAGGTTCCTCCGAGACCGAATTCCAGTGACAGGAGGTGGGTGTCGCTGTTGAGAAGGTAATGACCCAGGCTGCCGGTGAGAGACATCCGGTAATCGATTTTGGCGAAGGTGTCTCTGCGGCCGTCAAAGCGGAGTCCGTAGAAATTTTCTCCAGCGTACTGGTGTTTCCATGTGGCCTTTGCGAGTGTTTCGTCGGTGGTTTTGTTTTCGTCTTCCTCTCCGTAACTATAACTGAGGCTACCAAACAGGGCGTTGGGCCCTTGTTTTTTCTGTGTTTGAATACCGGCGGCTACCATCAGGGAGTCGGTGTTGCCTTTGGCGATGGTGAGGCCGAGGTCAAGGTTGCTGTGCCATTGCCCATCCGCAGGAGGCGATGACTTTTCGTCGTGGGCGGAACTGGTGAGGGGCAGGAGGAGGCTGAAGAGGAGGAGGTGTCGGGTGATGGTAGGCATGATCGGATGGCTCGATGTGAACGGCGGGGAACGTGGAGAAGCTCCGAAGATTTGTCACGGTTAATACCATTCTCCCAGTTAAATTGGCAGAATGGTTTGAGTTTAAGATGATGAGTCAGTCAGCAAGCTGAATGGCAAGGGGGCACTGAATCTTTTAGATTTTACCGTTGTTGCGCGTCGGTTGCATAGCCCGCTATGCGCCTTCCTTGCGCCTAGTTAAAATCGAAAACCTTCAGTGCCATTCAGCCAATTTAACTGATCAAATGGTATAATATGGTGCCCGGCTTGAACAAAAAAATGCGCAATACCGAGGGGCATTGCGCATGTGGAATGATGAGGATGTGGTGCTTGCTTAGCACTTACTGGAAGTCCCGGTCGTATCGTTTGTTTCCTTCCTGGATGGCCTTGCGGTTGGCCTCCTCGATTTTTTTCCGGTCGGTGTATTTCTTCAAACGCTTCAGGTCCCGGTCACTGGGTTTGAAGCCAGGCATGTCACCTCGTGGGGTTTGGGTGAGGCGCTTTTTACCTTCGTTGATCAGAGCGAGGGCTACGCGATATTCCTTGGACTTCGGATCGAGTTTACTCAGGCAGGGGCTGAGTTCAGGGCGCTCGAAACTGATCTGGGCTCCTTGGCGGTGATTGTGCCCGGTGACAAAACGGGTCTTGGTCAGTTTCCCTAGTTTGCCCACTTCCGCAGGGGTGAGTGGTGAGCGTCCGGCCAAACCTTCGGGGTGGGCGGATTGGAATGTTGGGTAGTAGGGAGCATTGAGATCGAGCCAGGTGGTAATCTTTTCAAGCTCATCACGCTTGAGGCGGACGTCCTTGTGCTCCGGGATGTTTTGGTGGTCCACCGTGAGGGCTTTGACCAAGCGGCTGTTGGCAGCGCCCCAGCTGCGTGCCTGCTGGATGGCGGCGGGGCCGGCTCCAATCGCATTGACGTATCCTTTGCTCCAAAGGTCAATGTAGGAGGCATTGAAGACCAGCGTTCGGTCGCTGGCGAGGTTGAGTTTTTGTCCGGCGGGTTTGCCATAATCGTGGCAGGAAACGCAATGCTGGTCGAATACCGGTTGCACCTCACCTTGGTAGCTGAACTCCCTTGGCTTTCCTTTCCAACCGCTCAGCTTGGAAGCTGCCCGCTTCATGGCGAGTGGTTGTTTCTGGGTGTTGAGGGGAACCGCACTGTTGCGGTCTTCGTGGCAGCCGACGCAGCCCTGGGTTTCTCCGGACTGGATGCTGGTGCCACTGCGCATCGAGTGGATCATCATTTTGTCTTTATCGAGTAGCTGGAAAAAGACAAAGGTATCGGCCGGGCATTCGAAATGAACCGAGCCGTCTTCCTCGACAGGGACGGTGCCGAGGATGCGTTTATTCTGGAAGTTGTGCCAGTTCATGGCGGGCCACTGGGTCCCTTGACCACTCCATGGGTTGTTGATCCAGGTGCGTTTCTCAGGAGCTTCGACAACACGCAGGTATTTGATTTCTCCCGGAGCCACCCCTTGCATGTGGGTGCCAATGTAGACGTTTTGCACGTAAAACGTGCCGGTGCCGTTGGGTTTGTAGTCACGGGTGATGGGTTTGACCGGGGCGGGCTTGCTGGTGGTGACGGGCATCGGCTCGTAACATCCGCGTCCTTCGCTGTGCAGCAGGATTTCGTTGCCGAAGGTGTCGACCAGAAAGATCCCCATCGGGCGTCCCTTTTTCCCTTTTGTTTGGGTCATGCGTGACACGAGAAACGTGGTTTCACTGAGTGGGAACGGGTCTTCATATTTCGGGTTGACCCGTTTGAAGGTGTCGAAGTTTCCTTTGTCTACCAGATTGATGGCATCGGCCGGCCAGGTGCGGACGACGGACTTACGGCCGTCCACGCCGAGGTTGCGGTCGATGATGGCCATGGCGCCCCATGGGACGTCGTGGCAGGAGGAAAAGGTGCAGAGGGTGAGGTTGGTGCCGGGGATCATGCGGGCATCAAGCACGCCTCCCGGGCTGGCAGTGTTATTACCCCAGTAGACGGCGTGGTTCGTGCCGTCTGGGTTGACGGTCCAGAGTCCTTGGGCGTCACCGAAGTTACGGTCGACATACTCCCAGCGGTTGTAGAGGATGCGGCCATCGGGCATGACCGAGCTTTGCCCCTCGAACAGGGTGCTTTTACCGATTTGGTGGATATTGGCCCCATCGGCTTCCATGCGAAACAGGTTGGCCATGATGTGGCGGTTGCATCCGCAGAACTTCGGCTCCCGGGTGGAGGAAAAAACAATCGAGCCGTCGGGAAGGTAGCATGGGTCGAAATCGGCCACGCCTTTGGCGGATGTCAGCTGCTTCAAGCCCGAGCCCTTGGAGCTGATTTCGTAGATGTGGTAGTCGTCCTGAATGTTTTTACGCATTGAGAAAATGACTCGTGTGCCATCAGGGTGGACTTCGGGGTCTCGGATCGAGCCATCCTTGCCGGGGTCGAGTAGCACCTTGGTTTTACCCGTTGCCACATCGAGCAGCTTCATCGGTCCGCTCGGGCGGTATTTGTGGGTGCAGACTTCGTCGGTTTGGAAGATGGTTTCCGTGTTGTGGTGGTCGCTCAGGTACTGGGCCCGTTCAACAAACAGCACGGGAGTGTTGGTCAGCAGGGGGTGGGCGCGGAGTGCGCGTTGCTGGAGCTTCTGGAAGTTTTCTCCGCTTTGGTTTGCTTTTTGATCCAGCTCTTTGAGGTAGGCCTTGGCCTGTGGGTAGCGATCACCGTATTTCATCTGCAGATCCTCGATGGCAGCACGCAGGCTTGTTGGGGAGTTTTTCCCTTTGGCGTGAACAGGACTGGTCAGGAGTAAGCCCAGAGTGGCAGCAGCGCAGATGAATAACGGTGTCTTCATGGATGGTTTGATGTGGGTTATGAGTGTTGATCAATACGATACGTATCAAGGTGAGGTTTCATAGCCGAGCCGGACCGAGATGCGGGCTGCGGCATCTTTGACTTTTTCTCCCAGTTCGGGGAAGGTGTCGCTCGGTAGGTTACTGCTGGATCCGCTGATCCAGAGAGTGGCGATGACGCGTTGGGTGTGGTCGAAAATCGGGGCCCCAACACAGTGGATACCTTCGAACTCTTCGGCTCGATCTAGGGCGTATCCCAACTCTTTGACCTCCGCGAGTTCCTTCCGGTAGGCCCGCAGTGTGGTGATGGTGGTGTCGGTAAATCCCGGGAATTGCATTTTTTTCAGGATGGGTTCGGCTTCATCATCACGCATGAAGGCGAGCATGGCTTTGCCCGGAGCACTGCAGTGCATACGGAATTGGGAGCCGGGTTCGATCGAAAGTTTGAACGGGTAGCCGCCGGGGGCTTGCTCCAGCATGACGCCCTTGCCCTCGTTCATCACACCGATGAAGGCCGCTGCCCGAGTGCTGTCGCGCAGTTTGCGCATGATATCCATCGATTGTTCGATGATGTTCTCGTCTGAAATGGCGTGCAGTCCGAAGGCTAGGAACTTTTTGGTCAGGGTGAATTTTTGGGATTCCGGGTGGCGGGACAGGTAACCAAGGTCGAGCAGGGTGGTGGTGATCCGGAAAATCGAGTTTTTCGGATACCCGAGGGTGTTCATAATTTCAGTCAATGTGGCTCCCTCCCGACCTTGCTTGGTGAGGCAGTCGATAACTTCGAGTGACCGGACGAGTGCCGGAACGTGATATCTTTCGTTAGTCGTTTTCATGGTTTGCGAACGCGCAACATACATGACTAGCTTGTAAAAAGCGACTGTAAGCACCGATAAAGTTTTGTTTCTCAGAGGGTTGTTGCTGATCGGTTACCTGATGAACCGAGTCCAGAGTGGAAAAATCTTCCCAGATGCCACATCCGACGGCGGCGAGTGCGGCTGCCCCCAGTGCCGCCGCCTGCTGGTCGACATTGGTCCGGGTGATGGTTTTGCCGTAGATGTCGGCATACATCTGCACCCAGAAATCACTGCGACTGCCTCCTCCAACGGCAAGAATGGAGTCGCTGATCGGGGTAATGGACTGTAAGGCATCGAGAGCCTGTTTAAGCCCGAAACAGATACCTTCCATCGTGGCTCTGATCAAATCGGCCTGGGTGGTGCCCAGATTGATATTGAGGAACGCTCCACGGACGTCCGGGGTTTCATCCAGTGAAGATCCTCCGGCGAGGTGGGGGACAAAGCTGACTCCGTTGGCTCCGGGTGCCGAGGATTCGGCAAGCTCGATCATTGCCTCGTAGGTGTTTTTTCCTTCCTGATCAAGGTTGGTGCAGACTTGTTCCCGCATCCAGCGGAACGAGGAGCCTGCCGAAAAGATGGCAGTGGCGGAGTTGAACATGCCGGGCACGACATGGGTGAAGACGTAGGGGCGGGTGGAGAGGTCGACGAGCGGCTTGCTGGACGAAACGGCGATCCAGCTCGAGGATCCCATCGAGTTGTAGCAGGCACCTTCTTTGTAGGCAAGAGCCCCCAGAGCCATGCAGGAGTTGTCGACTCCTCCGGCTACGACTTGCACGGACTCAGGCAATCCGAGTGCTTCGGCTGCTTCCGCAGTCAATGTCCCCAGAATTTCAGTGGAGGGAACAATTTTCGGAAAAATCCCGGCAGGCAGGCCACTGGCATTGATCAGGGTGTCGGAATAGTTCCAGGCCTTAAGATCATAAACTCCGCTACCCGAGGCATAGGAGTAGTCGGTGGCCATGACTCCGGTCATTTTGTAATTCACATAGTCCTTGGTTCCGATCACCTGGTGGATGTGCTCGAAGGTTTCCGGCTCGTGATCGCGCAGCCACATCATTTTAAAGACCGTGTAGAGAGCGGGGGGGAATCCGTTGCCTGTCAGTTGATACCAATCCTCTTCGCTGATGTGCTTAAAAAAGGAATCCATCTGGGTGTCCGGTCGGGAGTCCGACCAGATAGGCACCTGATCGCGTAACAATTGGCCATCCTCGTCCATCGGAACCAATCCCAGGCTATGGCCGGAAATGCCGATAGCCCGAACCTTGCCTGGGTCCTCCGAGGATTGTTCAAATAACCTACGGGTACTGTCGATCACCGATTGCCACCAGTCTTCAGGTCGTTGTTCATGCCAACCATCTTGTGGATAGTAGGTTTCATACGACGCAAAATCACTGGCGAGGCACTGGCCTGCAGCATCATAGAGGGAGGCCTTGGTTCCTCCGGTTCCGAAGTCGTAGGCGAGGATCGTTGCTTCCATGGTGGCTGTGGTTGATACGGGGGTGTAAATGTTAATATGCCGACTCAACAGGGCCGGCCGGCTTTTGCCCCTTGTTGATTTCTTCGAGGATGGCGACCGCGGTGCGGACACCGATACCGAAGCGGGTGACGCCGACATCGACCATGGCGAGCAAGGTCTCCAAATCGCGCACTCCCCCGGCGGCCTTGACTTCGCAACGATCTCCGACGGTTTGTTTCATCAGTGAGGTGTTGGCAAGGGTGGCTCCACTCGGAGCCCAGCCCGTTCCGGTTTTGACAAATTGAACCCCCGCTTCGGAGGCAATCTCACAGGCCCGCACGATTTCTTCATCGCTGAGGTGGTGGCACTCCAGAATGACTTTCACAGGCAGCCCACAGGCGGCCGTGATCACGGCCTGGATGTCTCGTTTCACCCGTTCGTCTTGACCGGCCTTGAGCCAGGCGATGTTCATCACCATGTCGAGTTCGTCGCAGCCCATCTCGCGGAGCTCGGTGGCTTCGGATACCTTGCTTGCCGTAGTCGCTCCACCGTCCGGAAATCCAACCGTGCCACCCACGAGGACATCCTCGCAGTCCACGACCAGATCGATCAGCATCGGGGTGTGTGCCGGTAGGGCGAAGGTGCAAATGCAGCCGTATTGTTTGGCTGTTTCTGCCATTTCGCGGATCTCATCGAGAGTGCTGTCCGCTCGGACACAACTCAGATCGATCATTCGGGCAACTTCCTCGGCGGAGTATTTCATCGGATTATGGTTGTTTGTTAGAGTGCCTTGAGCAGAATATTGGAAATGTCCTCGGCGGAGACGGGGGGGTTGCAGGACAGCATGCCGTCGGATCCGAAGCTGACGGTTTTGACTCCTTCCACGATGGCTGGAATGTCGGCTTTGGTGACTCCTTTTTCACTCATTGTGATCGGGACTCCGGATGTTTTTAGAAACCTGCGGAAGGCGCAGAGTCCTTCGTCGATGACTTCGCTTTGTGACTTGCCTTCGGGATCGATGCCCATGACTCTGGTCGCAAAGGTGAAGCAACGCTCGGGTTTGGTCGATTTGTAGTATTCCATCCATGCGGGCATGATGATGGACAAGGTGGATCCATGGTTGATGCCATGACGGGATGTCAGGACGTGGCCTACCTGGTGCATCGGAGTCCAGGCGTCACCGGGAGATGCCCATCCGTTGAGGGCACAGGTGGCAGTCCATTGCAGTTCGGTGCGGGCGTCGATGTCCGCCTCGTTAGCGAGCACCTTGGGAAGGTTTTCGATGACATTGCGCATGACGCCTTCCTGCCATCGGTGCAGGAGATCCGACTTGTCCTGGCCGTTGAAGTAGATTTCGAGCACGTGTGAAATGGTGTCGGCAGCTCCACATGCGGTTTGGAAGGTCGGTAGGGTGGTGGTCAGTTCGGGATCGAGGATGGCCGTCTTGGGAAACAGACACTCGCCCCAGATGTAGGATTTCTCCTTTAGTGCCGGATTGCTGACCACTGCACACTGGTTCATCTCGGATGCCGTGGCTGGCAGGGTGGATACCATCAGCATGGGGAGGGCTTTTTCCGGTGGAATGGCGTCGACGTTGTCGTGTCGGCTGTAAACCATATTCCAGAGGTCTCCCGAGTAGTAAAATCCAGCAGCGATAGCTTTGGCTGCGTCCATCGCACTGCCTCCTCCGATGCCGACCACCATGTCGACGCCACTCTCCTTGGCAATTTGAACTCCGCGTTCGACTGTTCCAATTTCCGGGTTGGGCTCGACTTCAAGAAAGGTGATGGATGAGACCCCCGCTGCTTTCATCAAAGATTCTGCTTGAGTCAGTACGGGCTTGAGTAGTTTGTGATCGGCGTAGGAAACGATCATGGCAGATGTGCCGAGTTTGGCAGCTTCCTCGCCGACTCGTTGCAGTGTTCCCGGGCCAAAGACCACGCGGACAGGATTATAGTATTCAAATGAATTCATGAGATTGGTGTATTGAATGGATTGTGTTAGATTGGTTTAAAAAGCTTCGTCGAGTTCGCTG
This genomic window from Oceaniferula marina contains:
- a CDS encoding iron-containing alcohol dehydrogenase, whose translation is MNSFEYYNPVRVVFGPGTLQRVGEEAAKLGTSAMIVSYADHKLLKPVLTQAESLMKAAGVSSITFLEVEPNPEIGTVERGVQIAKESGVDMVVGIGGGSAMDAAKAIAAGFYYSGDLWNMVYSRHDNVDAIPPEKALPMLMVSTLPATASEMNQCAVVSNPALKEKSYIWGECLFPKTAILDPELTTTLPTFQTACGAADTISHVLEIYFNGQDKSDLLHRWQEGVMRNVIENLPKVLANEADIDARTELQWTATCALNGWASPGDAWTPMHQVGHVLTSRHGINHGSTLSIIMPAWMEYYKSTKPERCFTFATRVMGIDPEGKSQSEVIDEGLCAFRRFLKTSGVPITMSEKGVTKADIPAIVEGVKTVSFGSDGMLSCNPPVSAEDISNILLKAL
- a CDS encoding PD40 domain-containing protein, with translation MKTPLFICAAATLGLLLTSPVHAKGKNSPTSLRAAIEDLQMKYGDRYPQAKAYLKELDQKANQSGENFQKLQQRALRAHPLLTNTPVLFVERAQYLSDHHNTETIFQTDEVCTHKYRPSGPMKLLDVATGKTKVLLDPGKDGSIRDPEVHPDGTRVIFSMRKNIQDDYHIYEISSKGSGLKQLTSAKGVADFDPCYLPDGSIVFSSTREPKFCGCNRHIMANLFRMEADGANIHQIGKSTLFEGQSSVMPDGRILYNRWEYVDRNFGDAQGLWTVNPDGTNHAVYWGNNTASPGGVLDARMIPGTNLTLCTFSSCHDVPWGAMAIIDRNLGVDGRKSVVRTWPADAINLVDKGNFDTFKRVNPKYEDPFPLSETTFLVSRMTQTKGKKGRPMGIFLVDTFGNEILLHSEGRGCYEPMPVTTSKPAPVKPITRDYKPNGTGTFYVQNVYIGTHMQGVAPGEIKYLRVVEAPEKRTWINNPWSGQGTQWPAMNWHNFQNKRILGTVPVEEDGSVHFECPADTFVFFQLLDKDKMMIHSMRSGTSIQSGETQGCVGCHEDRNSAVPLNTQKQPLAMKRAASKLSGWKGKPREFSYQGEVQPVFDQHCVSCHDYGKPAGQKLNLASDRTLVFNASYIDLWSKGYVNAIGAGPAAIQQARSWGAANSRLVKALTVDHQNIPEHKDVRLKRDELEKITTWLDLNAPYYPTFQSAHPEGLAGRSPLTPAEVGKLGKLTKTRFVTGHNHRQGAQISFERPELSPCLSKLDPKSKEYRVALALINEGKKRLTQTPRGDMPGFKPSDRDLKRLKKYTDRKKIEEANRKAIQEGNKRYDRDFQ
- the deoC gene encoding deoxyribose-phosphate aldolase, encoding MKYSAEEVARMIDLSCVRADSTLDEIREMAETAKQYGCICTFALPAHTPMLIDLVVDCEDVLVGGTVGFPDGGATTASKVSEATELREMGCDELDMVMNIAWLKAGQDERVKRDIQAVITAACGLPVKVILECHHLSDEEIVRACEIASEAGVQFVKTGTGWAPSGATLANTSLMKQTVGDRCEVKAAGGVRDLETLLAMVDVGVTRFGIGVRTAVAILEEINKGQKPAGPVESAY
- a CDS encoding beta-mannosidase, with translation MMTEQMLDRDWEFRKVGDDGWLPAEVPGCNHTDLLSHGMIEDPFWRLNEADLQWIDKEDWEYRMSFDVDEATLSKQKVALHFYGLDTYASVQVNGVEVLSADNMFREWWVDVKEVLKVGKNSLRIYFKSPINEGVKLYDDLDYVVPAQFTDQAEHGQVEGGKRVSVHTRKPGYHYGWDWGPRLVSSGIWRPIVLKAWDDARIADVQVLQQQVNDECASLAAVYELEVGVACSARLELRCAGDVLASEQLELSPGESCHRLEFSIENPKLWWCNGLGEAHLYDLDCILVCGQSEQVVRERVGIRTIELVQEDDQVGRSFFFRLNGVPVFMKGANYIPNDIYPTRVDEDKYREVIDTAKASNFNMLRVWGGGYYEEDLFYDLCDEAGILVWQDFMFACAMFPGHDAFLESVRQEAIDNIKRLRNHACLALWCGNNEIVVAWERWGWKEREMELGQEHVDRLWRHYEVLFHELLAEVVDEYDPGTDYWSSSPSVEPGVPSELTHGDEHYWGVWHKKLPYETYSTHVGRFMSEYGFQSFPELKTVNEYALPEDYGLLTDVMKAHQRSPVGNEAIRHYMLQSYNEPKDFEEFLYVGQVLQAELIKYAIEAHRRAMPYCMGTLYWQLNDCWPVASWSSMDSSLRWKAQQFFVKKAYQPVLLSSFVEGDRFTLHVINDHLHELDGELSLELIDFHGQVLAERNMLVTVPANSSGVYFESDVPDVVENYPVKQSALVARLNVAGSEQAKCVFYFAKVKELALPRPDLGWKMSPGDGVMRLELEADMLIKNLYLSLSPGDAKFPDNYFDLLPGESVVMDVESDLDEQAFAEALTWRSISQ
- a CDS encoding IclR family transcriptional regulator — protein: MKTTNERYHVPALVRSLEVIDCLTKQGREGATLTEIMNTLGYPKNSIFRITTTLLDLGYLSRHPESQKFTLTKKFLAFGLHAISDENIIEQSMDIMRKLRDSTRAAAFIGVMNEGKGVMLEQAPGGYPFKLSIEPGSQFRMHCSAPGKAMLAFMRDDEAEPILKKMQFPGFTDTTITTLRAYRKELAEVKELGYALDRAEEFEGIHCVGAPIFDHTQRVIATLWISGSSSNLPSDTFPELGEKVKDAAARISVRLGYETSP
- a CDS encoding DUF481 domain-containing protein, whose amino-acid sequence is MPTITRHLLLFSLLLPLTSSAHDEKSSPPADGQWHSNLDLGLTIAKGNTDSLMVAAGIQTQKKQGPNALFGSLSYSYGEEDENKTTDETLAKATWKHQYAGENFYGLRFDGRRDTFAKIDYRMSLTGSLGHYLLNSDTHLLSLEFGLGGTFEEKDSTEDNYAHALVAQHFEYLISQDTKFYQNFSWFPRLDDGQDYKIIFEAGLETDLTDTIALKVFLSDQYENAPAEDKEKNDIKLITGIAYKF
- a CDS encoding xylulokinase gives rise to the protein MEATILAYDFGTGGTKASLYDAAGQCLASDFASYETYYPQDGWHEQRPEDWWQSVIDSTRRLFEQSSEDPGKVRAIGISGHSLGLVPMDEDGQLLRDQVPIWSDSRPDTQMDSFFKHISEEDWYQLTGNGFPPALYTVFKMMWLRDHEPETFEHIHQVIGTKDYVNYKMTGVMATDYSYASGSGVYDLKAWNYSDTLINASGLPAGIFPKIVPSTEILGTLTAEAAEALGLPESVQVVAGGVDNSCMALGALAYKEGACYNSMGSSSWIAVSSSKPLVDLSTRPYVFTHVVPGMFNSATAIFSAGSSFRWMREQVCTNLDQEGKNTYEAMIELAESSAPGANGVSFVPHLAGGSSLDETPDVRGAFLNINLGTTQADLIRATMEGICFGLKQALDALQSITPISDSILAVGGGSRSDFWVQMYADIYGKTITRTNVDQQAAALGAAALAAVGCGIWEDFSTLDSVHQVTDQQQPSEKQNFIGAYSRFLQASHVCCAFANHEND
- a CDS encoding L,D-transpeptidase family protein, producing the protein MKRRTFLFLLLGSVLAIIAFYHYGRPLWGPYYLKLAGKDSVEDIMARYEEPVRDRMAPALSRIGRDAYPDRLMLIAIKEKQILEMWGQYEDSYVLIKEYPFTGYSGELGPKLEQGDGQIPEGEYGIEYLNPNSSFHLSMKVSYPNDFDREKGESDGRRRLGDDIMIHGRSATIGCIPVGDEAIEELFVWVVRVGASKTGVLISPVDYRAGVDSPSIVGIDWEDELYAAIKKRLLMFKHPSS